One stretch of Fictibacillus sp. b24 DNA includes these proteins:
- a CDS encoding L,D-transpeptidase family protein, whose protein sequence is MKTKKIWIGLLMFCFMFLLVQPAKAAASSLIIINKSTNQLAYFENNKLSKVFKVATGKLPSYTPEGKFKIVNKITNRPYYTGNIPGGDPRNPLGNRWLGLNARGTWGTTYAIHGNNNANSIGKYVSAGCIRMYNNEVQWLYARITVNTPVVITTSGKTFPALAAANGYKITNGSTVPVVSVVNLKKGSRGAEVMELQRRLTSLGYNTKGIDGVFGANTDAAVRQFQKAKKLTVDGIVGPATKKALGMF, encoded by the coding sequence ATGAAAACGAAAAAGATATGGATTGGATTACTCATGTTTTGTTTTATGTTCTTACTAGTGCAACCAGCAAAAGCAGCAGCGTCATCTTTAATTATCATAAACAAATCGACAAACCAGCTAGCGTATTTCGAGAATAATAAATTATCAAAGGTATTTAAAGTAGCAACAGGTAAACTGCCATCTTATACACCAGAAGGAAAGTTCAAAATCGTAAACAAAATCACAAACCGGCCTTATTATACAGGTAACATCCCAGGGGGAGATCCTCGAAATCCGTTAGGCAATAGATGGCTCGGATTAAACGCTAGAGGAACTTGGGGAACAACTTATGCGATCCATGGGAACAACAACGCGAATTCGATTGGTAAATATGTAAGCGCAGGCTGTATTCGCATGTACAATAATGAGGTTCAATGGCTGTATGCCAGAATAACCGTAAATACACCAGTGGTCATTACGACTTCAGGCAAAACATTTCCTGCGCTGGCTGCAGCAAATGGATACAAAATTACGAACGGTTCAACTGTACCTGTTGTTTCAGTGGTAAATTTGAAAAAGGGTAGCCGTGGCGCAGAAGTTATGGAGCTTCAACGCAGACTTACTAGCTTAGGATACAATACAAAAGGAATTGACGGCGTATTTGGAGCAAATACAGATGCGGCTGTGCGTCAGTTTCAGAAAGCTAAGAAGCTAACAGTAGATGGAATTGTAGGACCAGCGACTAAAAAGGCATTGGGGATGTTTTAA
- a CDS encoding GNAT family N-acetyltransferase, which produces MRNLNNVYIRKATSDDAQNMIDFYNVVGGESDYLSFGANEFKRELKDYKDYITATSQEPNSIMLLATIDSKIIGIATINSSQKERTKHVGTLGIVVSKKYTGMGLGTALMNEFVMWARQNGITKKISLVTNENNTKAIDLYKKLGFEKEGLLKKDNFIRGTYHNTVVMGLFL; this is translated from the coding sequence ATGCGCAACCTTAATAACGTCTATATACGCAAAGCCACGAGTGATGATGCTCAAAACATGATTGACTTTTATAACGTGGTTGGCGGTGAAAGTGATTATCTATCCTTTGGAGCAAATGAATTTAAACGAGAGCTTAAAGATTATAAAGACTACATCACAGCCACTTCACAGGAACCGAATTCTATCATGCTGCTTGCTACGATCGATTCTAAAATTATTGGCATTGCAACCATTAACTCCTCACAAAAAGAACGAACCAAACATGTAGGAACACTTGGTATTGTAGTTTCAAAAAAATACACAGGCATGGGATTGGGAACAGCTTTAATGAATGAGTTTGTGATGTGGGCAAGACAAAATGGAATTACAAAGAAAATTAGTCTCGTAACGAATGAAAATAATACGAAGGCGATTGATCTTTATAAGAAGCTGGGTTTTGAGAAGGAAGGTTTGTTGAAGAAGGATAATTTTATTAGAGGAACATATCATAACACCGTTGTGATGGGCTTATTTTTATAA
- a CDS encoding SgcJ/EcaC family oxidoreductase yields MNIEATQEIRNLYQQFLNAWNERNARGMADHFTEDGEMIGYDGSQAFGPDEVYSHLEPIFSSFPTPPYYAKVKNVSFLSEDAVILRAIAGMIPMGKTELSPELNTHHTVVAVKKETGWFIKLFQNTPAQFHGRPELVEKFTDELKKLLPK; encoded by the coding sequence ATGAACATAGAGGCAACACAGGAAATTCGAAATTTGTATCAACAGTTTTTGAACGCTTGGAATGAGCGAAACGCACGTGGTATGGCTGATCATTTTACAGAAGACGGTGAGATGATCGGTTATGATGGAAGCCAGGCGTTCGGTCCTGATGAAGTATATTCACATTTGGAGCCGATTTTCAGCAGCTTCCCTACCCCTCCTTATTATGCAAAAGTGAAGAACGTTTCCTTTTTAAGCGAAGATGCGGTCATCCTTAGGGCAATTGCAGGAATGATTCCTATGGGAAAAACCGAGCTTTCTCCAGAGCTGAATACACATCATACCGTTGTTGCAGTTAAAAAAGAAACAGGCTGGTTCATTAAGCTATTCCAAAACACACCTGCACAATTTCATGGACGGCCTGAGCTTGTGGAGAAGTTTACTGATGAACTAAAAAAATTGCTTCCAAAATAA
- a CDS encoding PRK06851 family protein, with the protein MTGKILNYYAGGNTARGFHNLFSSNLSGLDRLFILKGGPGTGKSTLMKSIGKRWNEEGYDVEYIHCASDNGSIDGVILRELSIGIVDGTAPHVIEPKAPGAIEEYVNLGEAWDSKKLAKSKKEILQLSESISADFLKAYETFHEALLIHDEWEEIYIMNMDYNKANKLTDELMHKFFSKKVNKQANVYHRFLGAATPKGAVDFVPNLTEGLNKRYLIKGRPGSGKSTLLKKLAANAEASGYDVEIYHCGFDPNSLDMIIVRELGFAIFDSTAPHEYFPERKGDTIVDMYAKTIKPGTDEKYFDSLKEISGRYTQKMKEAISFLADAKNKHDDLEKIYVAAMDFTKLDAIQSRLDQEIDRLATARQK; encoded by the coding sequence TTGACTGGAAAAATTCTAAACTATTATGCTGGCGGCAATACGGCAAGAGGTTTTCACAACTTATTTTCATCCAATCTTAGTGGTCTTGATCGTCTTTTTATCCTTAAAGGCGGCCCCGGTACAGGCAAATCTACGTTAATGAAATCGATCGGCAAAAGGTGGAACGAAGAGGGCTATGATGTAGAATACATTCATTGCGCTTCTGACAACGGGTCAATTGACGGAGTTATCCTTCGGGAACTAAGTATTGGAATCGTTGACGGCACGGCGCCTCACGTTATTGAACCTAAAGCTCCAGGCGCAATTGAAGAATACGTAAACTTAGGGGAAGCTTGGGATTCAAAAAAGCTTGCAAAGAGTAAAAAAGAAATTCTTCAGCTATCAGAGTCAATCTCTGCTGATTTCCTAAAAGCGTATGAAACTTTTCATGAAGCACTCCTCATTCATGATGAATGGGAAGAAATTTATATTATGAACATGGATTATAACAAAGCAAATAAACTTACCGATGAATTAATGCATAAGTTTTTTTCTAAAAAAGTTAATAAACAAGCAAACGTATATCACCGTTTCTTAGGAGCCGCTACTCCTAAGGGAGCTGTAGACTTTGTTCCAAACCTGACAGAGGGATTGAATAAACGGTACCTTATAAAGGGCCGGCCAGGATCAGGTAAATCCACGCTATTAAAGAAATTAGCAGCCAATGCTGAAGCTTCGGGATATGATGTGGAGATTTATCATTGCGGATTCGATCCTAATAGTCTCGATATGATTATAGTAAGAGAGCTAGGATTTGCGATTTTTGACAGCACTGCTCCTCACGAGTATTTCCCTGAACGCAAAGGAGATACAATTGTTGATATGTATGCAAAGACCATTAAACCTGGTACTGATGAAAAATATTTTGATAGCCTTAAAGAAATCAGCGGCCGCTATACACAGAAAATGAAGGAAGCCATAAGCTTTTTAGCAGATGCAAAAAATAAGCATGATGATCTCGAGAAGATTTATGTTGCAGCTATGGATTTTACAAAATTAGATGCTATTCAAAGCAGGCTTGACCAAGAAATTGATCGACTAGCCACTGCAAGGCAAAAATGA
- a CDS encoding 1,4-dihydroxy-6-naphthoate synthase: MSIAFSPCPNDTFVFHALVHGLIPGAPEFDVTYADINITNELAAESDELDILKISYAALPYVLDKYALIPCGGALGRGCGPLVLVNEPGDVTPDMLSGAKVAVPSERSTAYMLFRLWAAQNVPGGVGEIIVMPFNEIMPAVKEGRIDAGLVIHEARFTYQNYGLNLLADMGSWWEEDTGLPIPLGAIIARRSLDLESISEWIRKSVEYAWQNPEASKAYVMQHASELSEDVAKSHIDLYVNDFTADLGDKGFEAITTLLNRASEEGIVPKKDYTELLKI; encoded by the coding sequence ATGAGTATTGCTTTTTCACCTTGTCCGAACGACACGTTTGTTTTTCATGCATTGGTTCATGGCCTCATTCCTGGGGCTCCTGAATTTGATGTTACATATGCAGACATTAATATTACGAACGAGTTAGCTGCTGAATCAGACGAACTTGATATATTGAAAATCTCTTATGCCGCGCTTCCATATGTGTTGGACAAATATGCTTTAATACCATGTGGCGGTGCCCTTGGACGAGGCTGTGGTCCATTGGTTCTTGTTAATGAGCCAGGTGATGTTACCCCTGACATGCTATCAGGAGCAAAAGTGGCTGTTCCGAGTGAACGTTCAACAGCGTATATGCTGTTCCGTTTATGGGCGGCTCAAAATGTTCCAGGTGGAGTAGGCGAGATTATCGTAATGCCTTTTAATGAGATCATGCCCGCTGTAAAAGAAGGACGCATCGACGCAGGTCTTGTGATCCATGAAGCACGCTTTACGTACCAAAATTACGGGCTGAACCTGTTAGCTGATATGGGAAGCTGGTGGGAAGAAGATACAGGTCTGCCAATTCCATTAGGAGCCATTATCGCACGCCGTTCGCTAGATTTAGAGTCTATTAGTGAGTGGATTCGCAAATCGGTAGAGTACGCGTGGCAAAATCCTGAGGCATCAAAAGCCTACGTGATGCAGCACGCCAGTGAGCTTTCAGAAGACGTAGCGAAATCCCACATCGATCTGTATGTGAATGATTTTACCGCTGACCTTGGGGATAAAGGCTTCGAGGCGATCACGACACTCCTGAACCGTGCAAGTGAAGAAGGCATTGTGCCTAAGAAGGATTATACGGAACTACTGAAAATTTAA
- a CDS encoding 5-bromo-4-chloroindolyl phosphate hydrolysis family protein yields the protein MNGFLAFFIRMFVAIPASAGVWLASIIGYDQTYLMSSGIAVAGGAAAYTATGLLQKQRFLSEHQLSRREYKYIRKNLDEAKPKIYRLQKALLSVRDLPTLKQRADLVRVVRKIQSLTQKEPRRFYLAEQFYFSHLDSAVELTEKYMFLSSQPRKTKELTQSLVETKRTLDELKEYIEKDLYQVLSNDIDDLHYEIDVAKYSIKSLKDSQSIKKAGDINERK from the coding sequence ATGAACGGATTTTTAGCCTTTTTTATCCGCATGTTTGTTGCCATTCCAGCTTCAGCAGGAGTATGGCTGGCTAGTATTATCGGATATGACCAGACTTACCTCATGTCGTCAGGAATTGCAGTAGCCGGTGGCGCTGCCGCATACACAGCAACGGGACTTCTTCAAAAGCAGCGATTCCTCAGTGAACATCAATTATCGAGAAGAGAATATAAATACATCAGAAAAAATTTAGACGAAGCGAAGCCTAAGATCTATCGGCTGCAAAAAGCATTGCTTTCTGTCCGAGACCTTCCCACATTAAAACAAAGAGCCGATCTTGTTCGTGTAGTAAGGAAGATACAAAGCTTAACTCAGAAAGAACCACGACGTTTTTATTTAGCGGAACAGTTTTATTTTTCACATTTGGATTCAGCGGTTGAACTCACTGAAAAGTATATGTTTTTATCATCACAGCCGCGAAAGACGAAGGAGTTAACCCAATCGTTAGTGGAGACAAAAAGAACGCTCGACGAACTGAAAGAGTATATCGAAAAGGATTTATACCAGGTTTTGTCAAATGATATAGATGACCTGCATTATGAAATCGATGTGGCGAAGTACTCCATTAAGTCTCTGAAAGATTCACAATCCATAAAAAAGGCAGGAGATATAAATGAAAGAAAATAA
- a CDS encoding toxic anion resistance protein encodes MKENNAPRIYNTDEPANLMDDLLANPFGDKQESAVPASENKQVRLIDVLPEENKEKAYQLAKQIDPTNHQTMITYGAPAQAKLHSFSNTMLEHVKKKDTGQIGEIIGDLMRKLQDVNPEELKSNKPTLIGRMFGKLSGSVQEVLSKYQKTGAQIDRISVKLDGSKNVLMSDIVMLEKLYDNNKEYFQALNVYIAAGELKLDELNQVTIPEMRKVAEQTNDQMKFQEVNDMVQFADRLDKRVHDLKLSREITIQSAPQIRLIQNTNQALVEKIQSSIMTAIPLWKNQVAIALTLIRQRNAVEAQKQVSKTTNELLLKNAEMLKTNTIETAKENERGLIDIETLKKTQENLLSTLEETLRIQEEGRMKRRLAEEELATMEIGLRQKLLEIKGE; translated from the coding sequence ATGAAAGAAAATAATGCACCGCGCATTTATAATACAGATGAACCAGCAAATCTAATGGATGACTTGCTGGCAAATCCTTTTGGTGATAAGCAAGAATCTGCAGTTCCAGCGAGTGAGAATAAGCAGGTTCGGTTAATAGATGTGCTACCAGAAGAAAACAAGGAAAAAGCTTATCAGTTAGCAAAACAGATTGACCCTACTAATCACCAGACGATGATTACGTATGGTGCACCGGCTCAGGCAAAGCTGCATTCCTTTTCAAATACGATGCTCGAGCACGTGAAAAAGAAAGATACAGGACAGATCGGTGAAATCATTGGAGATTTGATGAGAAAGCTTCAAGATGTTAATCCTGAAGAACTAAAGTCAAACAAACCAACGTTAATCGGACGCATGTTCGGAAAGCTTTCAGGCTCTGTTCAAGAAGTTCTTTCGAAGTATCAAAAAACAGGCGCTCAGATTGACCGCATTTCTGTTAAGCTGGACGGAAGCAAAAATGTGCTCATGTCTGATATCGTCATGCTTGAAAAGCTGTACGATAATAATAAAGAGTACTTCCAGGCACTGAATGTCTACATCGCAGCTGGGGAATTAAAGTTAGATGAGCTTAATCAAGTTACGATTCCTGAGATGAGAAAAGTAGCAGAACAGACGAACGATCAAATGAAGTTTCAGGAAGTTAACGATATGGTACAGTTTGCTGACCGCTTAGATAAGCGAGTTCATGACTTGAAACTAAGCCGTGAAATCACGATTCAGAGTGCACCGCAGATTCGACTCATTCAAAACACGAATCAAGCACTTGTTGAAAAAATACAGTCATCAATCATGACGGCGATTCCGCTATGGAAAAACCAAGTAGCCATTGCTCTGACGTTGATCAGACAGCGAAATGCTGTAGAGGCTCAAAAACAGGTATCCAAAACGACGAACGAGCTTTTACTAAAAAATGCAGAGATGCTAAAAACGAATACGATTGAAACCGCTAAAGAAAACGAACGAGGCTTAATTGATATTGAGACGCTGAAGAAGACGCAAGAAAATCTTCTTTCAACACTCGAGGAAACCCTTCGTATACAAGAAGAAGGGCGTATGAAGAGACGTCTTGCTGAAGAAGAGCTGGCAACGATGGAGATTGGGTTAAGACAGAAGCTGCTAGAAATTAAAGGTGAATAA
- a CDS encoding DUF4240 domain-containing protein — METLLIYKDGSSNKFWKINQTGNSYVVTYGKVGTIGAIKTKTFDSEEKCRKEADKLIRSKIKKGYVHAESSDSVLKDSTMTETLFWELIDKCKEKGDDSDEQMEWLMYQLSKRPVKDIIMFDVILNTYYTKSYTSDLWAAAYIIMGGCSDDCFDYFRAFLLYLGKEAYEAAIKNPESLLPYLKLIEEQEEIPQLEELLSVACEAYEEKTGQDFEEYQDLYDKLTNENQSEPPEIEFDWDEDDEEGLRKKFPLLWEAFGERPIEY, encoded by the coding sequence ATGGAAACTTTACTTATTTATAAGGATGGTTCTTCTAATAAGTTTTGGAAAATAAACCAGACAGGAAACTCTTATGTCGTTACCTACGGAAAAGTGGGGACTATTGGAGCCATAAAAACAAAAACATTCGACTCCGAAGAGAAATGCCGTAAAGAAGCTGATAAACTTATCCGATCTAAGATAAAGAAAGGGTACGTCCACGCAGAATCAAGCGATTCAGTATTAAAAGATTCAACCATGACAGAAACTCTGTTTTGGGAGCTGATCGATAAATGTAAAGAAAAAGGCGATGATTCCGATGAGCAAATGGAATGGCTGATGTATCAGCTCTCAAAAAGACCTGTAAAAGACATCATCATGTTTGATGTTATATTGAATACATACTATACAAAGTCATACACATCTGATTTATGGGCTGCAGCATACATCATAATGGGAGGATGTTCTGATGATTGTTTTGATTATTTTAGAGCTTTTCTGCTATACCTCGGAAAAGAAGCTTACGAGGCTGCTATAAAGAATCCTGAGTCACTGCTGCCTTATTTAAAACTAATAGAAGAGCAAGAAGAAATACCGCAGCTTGAAGAGCTATTGTCTGTTGCGTGTGAAGCATATGAAGAAAAAACTGGCCAAGATTTTGAAGAGTACCAAGACTTATATGACAAGTTAACCAACGAAAATCAAAGCGAACCACCAGAAATTGAATTTGATTGGGATGAAGATGATGAAGAAGGACTAAGAAAAAAGTTTCCCCTTTTATGGGAAGCTTTTGGAGAAAGGCCAATTGAGTACTAA
- a CDS encoding futalosine hydrolase, with amino-acid sequence MNNDRRILIMTSVSAERDAILRGLGTDARIDVVLAGVGPISAGIQTTKALLTNDYDLVINMGIAGGFRGKAEVGSLVIADEIVSADLGAESPDGFITLDELGFGASTRIKADSEMVMLLLTSLKLSGAAVQLGNVLTLSTVTGTSDTTAELLRREPNAVAEAMEGYGVALAAQEFGKPVLEIRSISNPIGPRDRSAWRMKEAFDTLERVSKVIAEVLL; translated from the coding sequence ATGAATAACGATCGCCGTATACTCATTATGACTTCCGTATCAGCAGAGAGGGACGCTATTTTAAGAGGGTTGGGGACAGATGCGAGAATTGATGTAGTCTTAGCTGGTGTCGGACCGATCTCAGCTGGCATTCAGACAACGAAAGCATTGCTGACGAATGACTATGACTTAGTAATTAATATGGGAATTGCTGGAGGATTTCGTGGTAAAGCGGAAGTCGGTTCACTCGTAATTGCTGATGAGATCGTATCCGCTGATCTTGGAGCCGAATCTCCTGATGGATTCATCACTTTAGACGAACTCGGTTTTGGTGCTTCAACTCGTATTAAAGCAGACAGTGAAATGGTGATGCTTTTATTAACGTCATTAAAGCTTTCAGGAGCAGCTGTTCAACTTGGCAATGTTCTTACGTTGTCTACGGTGACAGGTACTTCCGATACAACTGCAGAGCTCCTTAGACGTGAACCGAATGCAGTGGCAGAAGCGATGGAAGGATACGGAGTCGCATTAGCCGCACAGGAATTTGGAAAACCTGTACTTGAGATTCGTTCCATATCAAATCCAATCGGTCCGCGAGATCGTTCTGCTTGGCGTATGAAGGAAGCGTTCGATACACTAGAGAGAGTCAGTAAAGTTATCGCGGAGGTTTTGTTATGA
- the brnQ gene encoding branched-chain amino acid transport system II carrier protein, translating to MRKMDTVFIGLMLFSMFFGAGNLIFPPFLGAEAGSSYWLAMAGFILTGVGLPFAVLFAVSLVKGGVQTIGNRVHPVFSTVFMVVIYLSIGPFLAIPRNANVAYEMGLKPFLSNNSNAALILLLFTVTFFALVYAVSLNPSKMEKYMGRWITPTLLLSMVVLCTVGFFKLDAPLQSPSANYQSGAFSKGFIEGYNTMDALAALAFGIVILTAIQQRGVQDRKQLTNYTLKAGLIAGTLLTLVYVSLGLIGGKMAAAGTFENGTDILSAASTLLLGKSGTALLGFIFTLACFTTVVGLTTACGQYFSKLIPSVSYKTVVLLVTLVSFTLSNLGLNQILKVSVPFLVTAYPLTIVLIALTFFNRFFKNPKKVYGSAVLFTGVFALMDGLAAFGVDLGPVQVMKDILPLSSMGLQWILPALVGTAVGMALSSLSRTHSALDEVEVKAS from the coding sequence ATGAGAAAGATGGACACCGTTTTTATTGGACTTATGTTATTTTCAATGTTTTTTGGAGCAGGAAATCTCATCTTCCCTCCATTTTTGGGAGCTGAGGCAGGATCCTCATACTGGCTTGCGATGGCAGGCTTTATTCTGACAGGAGTCGGACTTCCTTTTGCCGTATTATTTGCCGTTTCCCTTGTAAAAGGAGGCGTTCAAACGATAGGCAATCGCGTACATCCCGTTTTCAGCACCGTCTTTATGGTAGTCATCTACTTAAGTATCGGGCCATTCCTAGCCATTCCGAGAAATGCAAACGTTGCTTATGAAATGGGGCTTAAACCGTTCTTGAGCAATAATTCGAATGCAGCACTTATTCTTTTATTATTCACGGTTACTTTTTTCGCACTGGTTTATGCAGTCAGCCTTAATCCATCAAAAATGGAGAAATATATGGGACGCTGGATTACACCAACTCTTCTCTTATCGATGGTTGTTCTTTGTACGGTAGGGTTTTTTAAACTTGATGCTCCACTTCAATCACCATCTGCTAACTATCAATCCGGAGCTTTTTCAAAAGGTTTCATTGAAGGGTACAACACAATGGATGCTCTTGCTGCTCTCGCTTTTGGTATTGTTATACTTACGGCGATTCAGCAAAGAGGCGTTCAGGATCGAAAGCAATTAACCAACTACACACTAAAAGCAGGTTTGATTGCGGGTACGTTGCTAACACTTGTTTATGTCAGCTTAGGATTAATCGGCGGAAAGATGGCTGCAGCCGGTACTTTTGAAAATGGTACGGACATTCTTTCTGCAGCTTCCACTCTTTTACTAGGTAAAAGCGGAACAGCTCTGCTTGGCTTTATTTTTACATTAGCTTGCTTTACTACAGTTGTTGGTTTAACGACAGCATGCGGTCAGTACTTTTCAAAATTAATTCCAAGTGTCAGCTACAAAACGGTAGTCTTACTCGTTACACTAGTAAGTTTTACTCTATCAAATCTAGGACTGAACCAAATTCTTAAAGTGTCGGTACCGTTTTTGGTCACAGCCTATCCATTAACGATCGTATTAATTGCACTTACGTTTTTTAATCGTTTCTTTAAAAATCCAAAAAAAGTGTACGGCAGTGCGGTTCTATTTACAGGAGTATTCGCCTTGATGGACGGTTTGGCTGCATTCGGAGTAGATCTAGGTCCAGTACAAGTGATGAAAGACATCCTCCCTCTATCTTCTATGGGGTTACAGTGGATTCTTCCAGCTTTAGTTGGTACGGCAGTCGGAATGGCTTTAAGCAGCTTAAGCCGTACACATTCAGCATTAGATGAGGTTGAAGTGAAGGCTTCATAA
- a CDS encoding class I SAM-dependent rRNA methyltransferase — MKKNVRLKVKPSYVKGLKTGYPLITEDAVQNISSVKEEGTIIELFDEKNAFLGKGYYGKQNKGRGWVLTQNSQELIDQSFFEKKLKKAIDNRQDLFNNYETTAFRVFNGEGDGIGGLTIDHYNGFYVLTWYSEGIYTFKDEVVASLKEHVKVKGIYEKKRFAVKGKYIEDDDFVEGERAPSPLIVRENNIHFAVYLNEGAMVGVFLDQRDVRKTIRDQYAKGKTVLNTFSYTGAFSVAAALGGAVKTTSVDLANRSRSKTQEQFSVNGLNYEDHDIIVEDVFNYFKYAVRKQLSFDLVILDPPSFARSKKHTFSAGKDYPELLAQAIQITEDNGVIVASSNCATFGMKRFKEMISAAFKQTEGNYKILEEFKLPQDFKTHKEFKEGNYLKVVFIQKLS, encoded by the coding sequence ATGAAGAAGAACGTCCGATTAAAAGTAAAACCTTCCTATGTAAAGGGTCTTAAAACTGGCTATCCACTGATTACAGAGGATGCTGTACAAAATATTAGCAGCGTAAAAGAAGAAGGAACAATTATAGAACTTTTTGATGAAAAGAATGCCTTCCTTGGAAAAGGATATTACGGCAAGCAAAATAAAGGCCGAGGGTGGGTTCTCACACAAAACTCACAAGAACTGATTGATCAGAGCTTTTTTGAAAAGAAGCTGAAAAAAGCAATAGATAACCGACAAGACCTTTTCAACAATTATGAAACGACTGCTTTTCGTGTATTTAACGGTGAGGGAGACGGAATCGGCGGACTGACGATCGATCACTACAACGGATTCTATGTTCTAACTTGGTACAGTGAAGGCATCTATACATTTAAAGATGAAGTCGTTGCCTCTCTTAAAGAACATGTAAAAGTAAAGGGCATTTACGAGAAGAAACGTTTTGCGGTAAAAGGAAAATATATTGAGGATGACGATTTTGTTGAAGGTGAACGCGCACCAAGCCCGTTAATCGTACGTGAAAATAACATCCACTTTGCGGTTTACCTAAATGAAGGTGCAATGGTTGGCGTTTTCCTGGATCAGCGTGATGTGCGAAAGACGATACGTGATCAGTACGCAAAAGGAAAAACGGTTTTAAATACATTCTCTTATACGGGTGCTTTTTCTGTTGCTGCTGCACTCGGAGGTGCTGTTAAAACGACAAGCGTAGATCTGGCCAACAGGAGCCGCAGCAAAACGCAGGAACAATTCAGCGTAAATGGTCTGAATTATGAGGATCACGATATTATTGTAGAAGACGTGTTTAACTATTTTAAATATGCAGTTCGAAAGCAGTTATCTTTTGATCTTGTTATCCTTGATCCCCCTAGCTTTGCCCGTTCTAAGAAACATACGTTCAGTGCAGGAAAGGATTATCCAGAGCTGTTGGCGCAAGCGATTCAGATTACAGAGGATAACGGTGTAATTGTTGCGTCTTCTAACTGTGCAACGTTTGGTATGAAAAGATTTAAAGAAATGATCTCTGCAGCTTTTAAGCAAACAGAGGGTAATTATAAAATTTTAGAAGAATTCAAGCTTCCGCAAGACTTTAAAACGCATAAAGAGTTCAAAGAAGGAAACTACTTAAAAGTTGTGTTCATACAAAAATTAAGTTAA